In Rattus norvegicus strain BN/NHsdMcwi chromosome 3, GRCr8, whole genome shotgun sequence, a genomic segment contains:
- the Dut gene encoding deoxyuridine 5'-triphosphate nucleotidohydrolase isoform X10, producing MPLLCALLRSRLQPSLLRSLTLTSAQSLSCGGSRGVRTWSARTGPGACAAAMPCSEDPAVSVSKRARAEDDASLRFVRLSEHATAPTRGSARAAGYDLYSAYDYTIPSMEKALVKTDIQIAVPSGCYGRVE from the exons ATGCCGCTCTTGTGCGCGCTGCTGCGCAGCCGACTCCAACCTTCTCTGCTCCGCTCGCTTACGCTCACGTCCGCGCAAAGCCTAAGCTGCGGCGGAAGCAGAGGAGTCCGGACCTGGAGCGCGCGGACCGGACCCGGAGCGTGCGCTG CCGCCATGCCCTGCTCGGAAGACCCTGCGGTCTCTGTCTCTAAGAGGGCTCGAGCGGAAGATGACGCTTCTCTGCGTTTCGTGCGGCTCTCGGAGCACGCTACGGCCCCCACCCGCGGGTCCGCGCGCGCTGCAGGCTACGACCTGTACAG TGCCTATGATTATACAATTCCATCCATGGAGAAAGCCCTTGTGAAGACAGACATTCAGATAGCTGTTCCTTCTGGGTGCTATGGAAGAGTGG AATGA
- the Dut gene encoding deoxyuridine 5'-triphosphate nucleotidohydrolase isoform X11: MPLLCALLRSRLQPSLLRSLTLTSAQSLSCGGSRGVRTWSARTGPGACADPAVSVSKRARAEDDASLRFVRLSEHATAPTRGSARAAGYDLYSAYDYTIPSMEKALVKTDIQIAVPSGCYGRVE; encoded by the exons ATGCCGCTCTTGTGCGCGCTGCTGCGCAGCCGACTCCAACCTTCTCTGCTCCGCTCGCTTACGCTCACGTCCGCGCAAAGCCTAAGCTGCGGCGGAAGCAGAGGAGTCCGGACCTGGAGCGCGCGGACCGGACCCGGAGCGTGCGCTG ACCCTGCGGTCTCTGTCTCTAAGAGGGCTCGAGCGGAAGATGACGCTTCTCTGCGTTTCGTGCGGCTCTCGGAGCACGCTACGGCCCCCACCCGCGGGTCCGCGCGCGCTGCAGGCTACGACCTGTACAG TGCCTATGATTATACAATTCCATCCATGGAGAAAGCCCTTGTGAAGACAGACATTCAGATAGCTGTTCCTTCTGGGTGCTATGGAAGAGTGG AATGA